Proteins encoded by one window of Emticicia oligotrophica DSM 17448:
- a CDS encoding NUDIX hydrolase: MHRKKIIELLENYQPTDSNELAMRNETLDFVKKNEDCFKRELLVGHVTGSAWIVDAERKNVLMMHHRKLNQWFQPGGHCDGESDVLSIALKEANEETGLQNFKIVSEEIFDVDVHLIPERKGIPAHYHYDIRFLLEADKRETLVVTEESNDLAWVSLEKIAEYNNSESILRMARKIS; encoded by the coding sequence ATGCACCGAAAAAAAATAATCGAATTACTCGAAAATTACCAACCAACTGATTCCAATGAATTAGCGATGAGAAACGAAACACTTGATTTTGTAAAGAAAAATGAAGATTGTTTTAAAAGAGAATTGCTTGTAGGGCACGTAACAGGCTCAGCATGGATTGTAGATGCCGAACGCAAAAATGTTTTGATGATGCACCATCGTAAACTCAACCAGTGGTTTCAGCCAGGTGGGCACTGCGATGGTGAATCTGATGTACTTAGTATAGCTTTGAAAGAGGCGAATGAAGAAACAGGCTTACAAAACTTTAAGATTGTAAGTGAAGAAATTTTTGATGTTGATGTGCACCTCATTCCAGAACGAAAAGGAATTCCAGCACATTATCATTATGATATTAGATTTTTATTGGAAGCTGATAAAAGAGAAACTTTGGTAGTCACGGAAGAGTCGAATGATTTGGCTTGGGTTTCTTTAGAAAAGATTGCTGAATATAATAATTCGGAATCGATTTTAAGAATGGCAAGGAAAATTTCATGA
- a CDS encoding S8 family serine peptidase: MKRILLSLLLLTTIQLSISAQNQYLVLFKDKSNSPYSITRPKEFLSERSIKRREKQKIAITERDLPPNPNYLSEIAKTGAKVLYKSRWINGALIQTDENTLAKILNLSFVKGLEGKGDIRNARQSNENQGTQTRNKFENEEITDNGLSQNQLAMLGADKMHSKGYKGEGMLIGVLDSGFLNANKLSFFNDLFSDKRVIGTWDFVNNETNVYNDHSHGTNVLSCMAAYEIGRIVGTAYKASYLLLTTEDVSSETKREEANWLFGAEMADSVGVDVINTSLGYSTFDNPAQNYKYSDMNGDRALATRAADWAAQAGILVVASAGNEGSSAWKYIGTPADADSIIAVGAVGSTLNVASFSSYGPSFDGRIKPELSAQGAGTIIGGTNGSIGTSNGTSFSSPLIAGFAASLWQAFPSLSNMQIRDYLIRSATQYINPDNRIGYGIPNFDKAYELAELESLINELKKSGQEVMVFPNPINDGSSTKVWVLKNDAGTNFEYSITDFSGKTLWSITTKESKITLPMLNELPLANVILKVTAENLQYSTKIVR; encoded by the coding sequence ATGAAAAGGATTTTACTAAGCCTATTGCTTCTCACGACAATTCAACTATCTATATCTGCCCAAAATCAATATCTTGTATTGTTTAAGGATAAATCCAATTCTCCATATTCTATTACTCGCCCAAAAGAATTTTTGTCTGAACGCTCAATCAAAAGACGCGAAAAACAAAAAATAGCAATTACTGAACGAGACCTCCCTCCTAACCCCAATTATTTGTCAGAAATAGCTAAAACTGGTGCCAAAGTTTTGTACAAGTCTCGGTGGATAAATGGGGCTTTAATACAAACAGATGAAAACACGCTAGCAAAGATTCTAAATCTTTCTTTTGTGAAAGGATTAGAAGGAAAAGGTGATATTAGAAATGCCCGTCAGAGTAATGAAAACCAAGGTACTCAGACAAGAAATAAGTTTGAAAATGAAGAAATAACAGATAATGGTCTATCACAAAATCAATTAGCAATGCTTGGGGCTGATAAAATGCACAGCAAAGGTTATAAAGGCGAAGGCATGCTGATTGGGGTTCTGGATTCTGGTTTTTTAAATGCTAATAAACTCTCATTTTTCAACGACCTATTCAGTGATAAAAGAGTTATTGGCACTTGGGATTTTGTAAATAATGAAACAAATGTTTACAACGACCACAGTCATGGCACCAACGTGCTTTCTTGCATGGCGGCCTATGAAATTGGTAGAATAGTTGGAACAGCCTACAAAGCGAGCTATCTTTTATTAACTACTGAAGATGTTAGTTCAGAAACCAAAAGAGAAGAAGCCAACTGGTTATTTGGTGCAGAAATGGCGGATAGTGTTGGTGTTGATGTAATAAATACATCTCTGGGCTATTCAACTTTCGATAATCCTGCACAAAATTATAAGTATTCTGACATGAATGGTGACCGTGCATTGGCCACCCGTGCGGCAGACTGGGCAGCCCAAGCAGGAATTTTGGTGGTTGCCTCAGCAGGCAACGAAGGTTCAAGTGCCTGGAAATATATTGGTACTCCGGCAGACGCTGACTCAATCATTGCGGTTGGTGCAGTGGGAAGTACTTTAAATGTGGCTTCTTTTAGTTCTTATGGACCATCTTTCGATGGTAGAATAAAACCAGAATTATCGGCTCAAGGTGCTGGCACAATCATTGGTGGAACAAATGGAAGTATTGGAACTAGCAATGGTACATCTTTTTCTTCTCCTTTAATTGCAGGATTTGCTGCAAGTTTATGGCAGGCATTTCCATCGCTTAGTAATATGCAAATCAGAGATTATCTCATTCGTTCGGCTACTCAATATATCAATCCTGATAATAGAATTGGCTATGGGATTCCCAACTTTGATAAAGCCTACGAATTAGCAGAATTAGAATCGCTTATTAATGAATTAAAAAAATCAGGTCAAGAAGTAATGGTATTTCCAAATCCAATTAATGATGGAAGTTCGACTAAGGTTTGGGTTTTAAAGAATGATGCAGGAACTAATTTTGAATACTCAATTACTGATTTTTCGGGAAAAACTCTTTGGAGCATTACTACAAAAGAAAGTAAAATTACATTGCCAATGCTGAATGAATTACCTTTAGCAAATGTAATATTGAAAGTAACAGCCGAAAATTTACAATATTCTACTAAAATAGTTAGATAA
- the mnmA gene encoding tRNA 2-thiouridine(34) synthase MnmA, translated as MSKHGRILVAMSGGIDSSLAAVMLHEEGYEVIGMTMKTWDYASSGGSKKETGCCSLDSINDARNIAVNLGFPHYILDIRDEFGDYVIDHFTGEYLEGRTPNPCVLCNTHIKWDALLRRADKLDCEFIATGHYANIRQENSRYIISKGIDTLKDQSYVLWGVSQESLSRTKLPLGHLRKSEIREMATEKQFYDLVNKKESYEICFVPDNDYRGFLKRRVEGLEERVKGGNYVLENGKVVGKHEGYPFYTIGQRKGLGVAFGQPMFVTEIRKDTNEVVLGPEKSLDKDGMMVGKLVMQKYPDLNGQTLETTTKVRYKHEGSPATITLEGDKMRVLFSEPVSGIAPGQAAVFYEGDDVVGGGWIMKAFNKDSIFEQMLSNNQ; from the coding sequence ATGAGCAAACACGGAAGAATTTTAGTCGCCATGAGTGGTGGCATTGACAGTTCATTGGCAGCAGTTATGCTCCATGAAGAAGGTTACGAAGTTATTGGCATGACCATGAAAACATGGGATTATGCTTCATCGGGTGGTAGTAAAAAAGAAACTGGCTGTTGTAGTCTTGATTCAATCAATGATGCAAGAAACATTGCCGTAAATTTAGGGTTTCCACATTATATATTAGATATTAGAGATGAATTTGGCGATTATGTCATTGACCATTTCACAGGAGAATACCTAGAAGGTCGTACACCAAATCCTTGTGTTTTGTGTAATACTCATATCAAATGGGATGCACTTCTTCGCCGTGCTGATAAATTAGATTGTGAATTTATTGCAACTGGCCACTACGCAAATATTCGTCAAGAAAATTCAAGATACATTATTTCGAAAGGAATTGATACCCTGAAAGACCAAAGTTATGTACTTTGGGGAGTTTCACAAGAAAGCCTTTCTCGTACCAAACTTCCATTAGGTCATTTGAGAAAATCGGAAATTAGGGAAATGGCTACTGAAAAACAATTCTATGATTTAGTCAACAAAAAAGAATCGTATGAAATTTGTTTTGTACCCGACAATGATTATCGAGGATTTTTGAAACGAAGAGTTGAAGGTTTGGAAGAGAGAGTAAAAGGGGGTAATTATGTACTGGAAAACGGCAAAGTTGTTGGCAAACATGAAGGATATCCTTTTTATACAATCGGACAAAGAAAAGGTCTCGGTGTTGCCTTTGGCCAACCAATGTTTGTAACAGAAATTAGAAAAGATACCAATGAAGTTGTACTTGGCCCCGAAAAGTCATTAGACAAAGACGGTATGATGGTAGGAAAACTGGTAATGCAAAAGTACCCTGACTTAAATGGACAAACCTTAGAAACAACCACCAAAGTAAGATATAAACACGAAGGTTCGCCCGCAACAATTACTCTAGAAGGTGATAAAATGCGAGTATTATTTAGTGAGCCAGTTAGTGGTATTGCACCAGGTCAGGCAGCAGTTTTCTACGAAGGAGATGATGTTGTTGGTGGCGGTTGGATAATGAAAGCTTTCAATAAAGACTCTATTTTTGAACAAATGCTTTCAAATAACCAATAA
- a CDS encoding N-(5'phosphoribosyl)anthranilate isomerase (PRAI) → MSLKTLVKVSNITNLSDARYCAGMGVEMIGFVMDTASVDYVAPEKMKEIKSWVAGIQTVGETKCGDLQEIKNMIANYEIDVLQISEVALLPQIVDFGKPIILKLEFDSAYFEENLERYASFVEFFLVDGTELSDFARYTIKEYAFNYPIVLDFGITSENVMELVSEMNIKGIALKGTNEIRPGYKDYDELSEILELLEED, encoded by the coding sequence ATGTCATTAAAAACTCTTGTAAAAGTTAGTAATATAACCAATTTATCCGATGCCCGATATTGTGCAGGAATGGGTGTGGAAATGATTGGCTTTGTGATGGATACTGCCTCGGTTGATTATGTTGCTCCAGAAAAGATGAAAGAAATCAAATCTTGGGTGGCTGGTATTCAAACGGTTGGAGAAACTAAATGTGGCGATTTGCAAGAAATCAAAAATATGATTGCTAATTATGAAATTGATGTTTTACAAATTTCAGAAGTAGCACTTTTACCACAAATTGTTGATTTTGGCAAGCCAATTATATTAAAGTTAGAATTTGACTCAGCTTATTTTGAAGAAAATCTCGAAAGATATGCATCATTCGTTGAGTTCTTCTTAGTTGATGGAACTGAACTTTCAGATTTTGCTCGTTATACAATTAAAGAATATGCATTTAATTATCCAATTGTCTTAGATTTTGGAATTACTTCTGAAAATGTCATGGAGTTAGTTTCTGAAATGAATATTAAGGGAATTGCTTTGAAAGGTACCAATGAGATTCGTCCGGGTTACAAAGATTATGATGAATTGAGTGAAATATTAGAGCTTTTGGAAGAAGATTGA
- a CDS encoding PspC domain-containing protein codes for MEKRLYRIKSNKMIGGVAAGLAEYFNLDVTLVRVLLVLAFFAPIPAIIPYIVLWIIMPTKESLISNVNYTSVS; via the coding sequence ATGGAAAAGCGACTTTATAGAATTAAATCAAACAAAATGATTGGTGGTGTAGCAGCTGGTTTAGCTGAGTATTTCAATCTCGATGTAACACTTGTACGTGTATTATTAGTATTAGCATTTTTTGCTCCAATACCTGCCATCATACCTTACATTGTTCTTTGGATAATCATGCCAACGAAAGAATCGTTAATCTCAAATGTTAATTACACATCTGTTAGTTAA
- a CDS encoding PspC domain-containing protein, whose amino-acid sequence MEKRLYRIKNKGALLGGVSQGLSEYFNIDVTLIRVVFVLLFFTPVPAFFAYFILWVVLPVKYDYGYAGVSEVYNSTNDINSQSGETSSNFNFMSRNNQNNNLVGGAILIILGIIFSFKTFFHINLFHYIGQMWPLILVGIGVWLIIKDKKDDNFTNFTNNDSTNL is encoded by the coding sequence ATGGAAAAGCGACTTTATAGAATCAAAAATAAGGGTGCATTATTAGGAGGGGTTTCGCAGGGTTTATCTGAATATTTTAATATAGATGTTACACTAATTCGTGTAGTTTTTGTATTATTGTTTTTCACTCCAGTACCAGCTTTTTTTGCTTATTTTATACTTTGGGTAGTGTTACCAGTAAAATATGATTATGGTTATGCTGGCGTTTCGGAAGTTTACAACTCAACTAATGATATAAATTCTCAATCGGGCGAAACGTCCTCAAATTTTAATTTTATGAGCAGAAACAATCAGAACAACAATTTAGTAGGTGGAGCTATCCTTATTATTTTGGGTATCATCTTCTCGTTCAAAACATTTTTCCACATTAATTTATTCCATTATATCGGACAAATGTGGCCTTTAATCTTAGTAGGAATTGGCGTTTGGCTTATCATTAAAGATAAGAAAGACGATAACTTTACTAACTTTACCAACAACGATTCTACAAATTTGTAA
- a CDS encoding LiaI-LiaF-like domain-containing protein, translating to MDKKGNIFWGAVLIVLGFLFLGTNLDWFHLNWSFRKIAQFWPIMLILAGVAAFFNPRRSVYNATSALLIAFAIPLGIFTCVDDGVKEIKDEISDGINIDIDDEDNDNYSANSDTTVGDRNKQYFAVELTPEVKEATLKLGGGAAEFDLEESKGRLFEATTLLSFKNGYTLEEETEGSSKIINFEMKDKKGKDFKFNFDDDNKIDNDVILKLSTSPIWNIDMGIGAGEVDFDFSNYKVRKLDIEAGAASIDIKLGDKHENVDVDIESGVASVKIRVPESVGCQIKMDGAFNAKDFDNFEKVRSGLWQTKGYDKATKKINLNVDSGMSSLKVDRY from the coding sequence ATGGACAAAAAAGGTAATATATTTTGGGGTGCGGTGCTAATCGTACTTGGATTCTTATTTCTTGGGACAAATCTAGATTGGTTCCACCTCAATTGGTCTTTTAGAAAAATAGCACAGTTTTGGCCAATTATGTTGATATTGGCAGGTGTTGCGGCATTTTTTAATCCTCGTAGAAGTGTTTACAATGCAACATCGGCTCTTCTCATTGCTTTTGCTATTCCTCTCGGAATTTTTACGTGTGTTGATGATGGTGTAAAAGAGATTAAGGATGAAATAAGCGATGGAATTAATATCGACATCGATGATGAGGATAATGATAATTATTCGGCTAATTCTGATACTACCGTTGGCGACAGAAACAAACAGTATTTTGCTGTTGAGCTTACACCCGAGGTAAAAGAAGCTACTTTGAAATTAGGTGGTGGTGCGGCTGAATTTGACTTGGAAGAATCAAAAGGTCGTTTGTTTGAAGCTACTACCTTGCTAAGTTTCAAGAATGGTTATACTTTAGAGGAAGAAACAGAAGGAAGTTCGAAAATCATTAATTTCGAAATGAAGGATAAAAAGGGTAAAGACTTCAAGTTTAATTTTGATGATGACAACAAAATAGATAACGATGTTATATTGAAACTCAGTACTTCACCGATTTGGAATATTGATATGGGTATCGGTGCTGGCGAAGTTGATTTTGATTTTAGTAATTACAAAGTCAGAAAACTTGATATTGAAGCAGGAGCTGCTTCTATTGATATTAAGTTAGGAGATAAACACGAAAACGTTGATGTTGACATTGAATCGGGTGTGGCAAGTGTGAAAATCAGAGTTCCAGAAAGTGTTGGTTGCCAGATAAAAATGGATGGTGCGTTTAATGCCAAAGATTTTGATAATTTCGAGAAAGTTCGTTCAGGTTTATGGCAAACGAAAGGTTACGATAAAGCAACCAAAAAAATTAATTTAAATGTTGATAGTGGAATGTCATCATTGAAAGTTGACCGTTATTAA
- a CDS encoding Lnb N-terminal periplasmic domain-containing protein, translating to MKKYFFLVVFSLYTSFSFAQNLSVDATISLLTVSPGEELYSTFGHSAIRIHDPRQGLDFTFNYGAFDFRTKGFYIKFLRGTLPYQISGNYFENDMAGWTQENRSVTEQVLNLSQAQKQAVYDFLQNNYLPQNREYAYKFFYDNCSTRLRDVLRRVCADSLQLSKTLHADSSYRQWIDVYARKNEKLWADFGMDLAIGEPSDEITGANGAMFLPDNLMDAFDAAKINKNGVWQPLVLSKAVINRHMLVVTDKEKELVTPNILFWTIFIFVLGFTAYQFKSLSTNFTFDKILFSVAGFFGWFIVLLWFFTDHGVTENNLNIIWTYPLLLPIALFLKKDTKRAWLSKHFLAYGIILILFLVAWNSFPQEINYALVPVVLTLAVRAFFVWWRIRKKLSSF from the coding sequence ATGAAAAAATACTTCTTTTTAGTAGTTTTTAGTTTATATACTTCGTTTTCATTTGCCCAAAACTTATCAGTTGATGCTACGATAAGTTTACTCACTGTTTCGCCGGGCGAAGAACTTTATTCTACTTTTGGGCATAGTGCTATTCGAATACATGACCCTCGTCAAGGGCTTGATTTTACTTTTAATTATGGTGCTTTTGATTTTAGAACAAAAGGTTTCTATATCAAATTTCTGAGGGGAACATTACCTTACCAAATCAGTGGCAATTACTTTGAAAATGATATGGCTGGATGGACCCAAGAAAATCGCTCAGTGACAGAGCAAGTGCTTAATTTATCGCAAGCACAAAAACAGGCTGTTTATGATTTTCTTCAAAATAATTATTTGCCTCAGAATAGAGAATACGCCTACAAGTTTTTTTATGATAATTGTTCTACACGTTTGAGAGATGTTTTACGTAGGGTTTGTGCTGATAGTTTACAGTTAAGCAAAACGCTCCATGCAGATAGTTCTTATCGTCAATGGATTGATGTTTATGCCCGTAAAAATGAAAAACTTTGGGCTGATTTTGGGATGGATTTGGCTATCGGTGAACCTTCGGATGAAATTACAGGAGCCAACGGAGCAATGTTTTTACCTGATAATTTGATGGATGCTTTTGATGCAGCTAAAATAAACAAAAATGGTGTTTGGCAGCCCTTAGTGCTTTCAAAGGCGGTGATTAATAGACATATGTTGGTAGTTACTGATAAAGAGAAAGAACTCGTTACGCCCAATATTTTATTTTGGACAATTTTTATTTTTGTTTTGGGCTTTACAGCTTATCAATTTAAGTCTTTGAGTACTAATTTTACATTTGACAAAATTCTTTTCTCGGTGGCAGGATTTTTTGGGTGGTTTATTGTTTTGCTTTGGTTCTTTACTGACCATGGTGTAACGGAAAATAACCTAAATATTATTTGGACTTATCCATTGCTTTTGCCTATTGCATTATTTTTGAAGAAAGATACCAAGCGTGCGTGGCTTTCAAAGCATTTTTTAGCCTATGGTATTATTTTGATTTTATTTTTAGTTGCTTGGAATTCCTTCCCTCAAGAAATTAATTATGCTTTAGTTCCAGTGGTTTTGACCTTGGCGGTCCGTGCATTTTTTGTTTGGTGGAGAATTAGAAAGAAATTGTCTTCATTCTGA
- a CDS encoding DEAD/DEAH box helicase yields MLFESLNLIEPIRLALAAEGYTTPTPIQQQAIPIVLAGKDLIGVAQTGTGKTAAFSIPIIQQLYQKVDTNRKGKRKIKALIVTPTRELAIQIGESLAAYGANTDLKYSVIFGGVKQGKQTEELQQGVDILVATPGRLLDLIGQGIINLSSIEIFVLDEADRMLDMGFVHDVKRLIKLLPTKRQSLFFSATMPDEIVKLSATILNNPSSVSVTPVSSTADTIKQFLYHVDKKDKNALLLEILKDSNIETVLVFTRTKHGADKVVKMLSGKNIKAEAIHGNKAQNARQRALNNFKSKETRVLVATDIAARGIDVDDLAYVINYEIPNIPETYVHRIGRTGRAGSNGIAFSFCENEELTYLKDIQRLIGKKIPVIEEHPYAVKPNYGVVAPPQNNNRNKESRQNSNRPKQSNTSKPNPNASTEGSSKSKKKWYGGSRK; encoded by the coding sequence ATGTTATTTGAATCATTGAATTTAATTGAGCCCATTAGGCTCGCACTTGCTGCAGAAGGTTACACAACTCCAACTCCCATCCAACAACAAGCCATTCCGATAGTATTAGCAGGGAAAGACCTCATTGGGGTAGCCCAAACGGGTACTGGTAAAACAGCTGCTTTTTCAATACCAATCATACAACAATTATATCAAAAAGTTGACACCAATCGAAAAGGCAAAAGAAAGATTAAAGCCTTAATCGTTACACCAACACGTGAATTAGCAATTCAAATTGGTGAAAGTTTAGCAGCTTATGGTGCTAATACCGATTTAAAATACTCTGTAATATTTGGAGGGGTTAAACAAGGCAAACAAACAGAAGAATTGCAACAAGGCGTTGATATATTAGTAGCAACACCTGGCCGACTTCTCGATTTAATAGGTCAAGGAATTATCAATTTATCTTCAATCGAAATTTTTGTTTTAGATGAAGCTGACCGAATGTTAGATATGGGTTTTGTTCATGATGTAAAACGCTTAATAAAACTTTTACCTACTAAACGTCAATCACTTTTTTTCTCGGCAACGATGCCCGACGAAATTGTTAAGCTCTCGGCTACTATTCTAAACAATCCATCTTCTGTAAGTGTAACTCCAGTTTCTTCAACCGCAGATACAATTAAACAATTTTTGTATCATGTAGATAAAAAAGATAAAAATGCACTGCTTTTAGAAATCTTAAAGGATTCTAATATTGAAACAGTATTGGTTTTTACAAGAACTAAACACGGTGCTGATAAAGTTGTAAAAATGCTTTCAGGAAAGAACATCAAAGCAGAAGCCATTCATGGAAATAAAGCTCAAAATGCTCGTCAAAGAGCTTTAAATAATTTCAAATCAAAAGAAACAAGGGTTTTAGTTGCTACCGATATAGCAGCCCGAGGAATCGATGTGGATGATTTGGCTTACGTAATCAATTACGAAATACCTAACATTCCTGAAACCTACGTACATAGAATCGGTAGAACGGGGCGTGCTGGTAGCAATGGCATTGCATTTTCTTTTTGTGAAAATGAAGAACTTACTTATCTGAAAGATATTCAAAGATTAATTGGCAAGAAAATACCAGTTATTGAAGAGCATCCTTATGCAGTAAAACCTAATTATGGAGTTGTAGCACCACCTCAGAACAATAATCGAAATAAAGAATCACGACAAAATAGCAATAGGCCGAAACAATCAAATACTTCAAAGCCAAACCCAAATGCTTCAACGGAAGGTTCTTCAAAATCTAAAAAGAAATGGTACGGCGGCTCAAGAAAATAA
- a CDS encoding IS5 family transposase — translation MEILSKNTIEQYILPNLSIGLRGKECEIEQLTAIVSAILYRLKTGCQWRQLPVKQFFNNKVLTWQGVYYHFNEWVKDGSWTKVWINILASNYSYLDLSCIQLDGSHTLAKRGGEAVGYQGRKASKTTNLLFLADNQGQMLACASPQEGKHNDLYNIQELFEELCQMLIKAGINLRGLFLNADAGFDSKEFRQICKNKEIEANIDVNSRNNKIENQSTEYQHFDEELYKRRVLIEHANAWMDSFKALLVRFETKAINWVALNLLAFSVRFLRKIKYKS, via the coding sequence GTGGAAATCTTGAGTAAAAATACGATTGAACAATATATATTACCAAATTTAAGTATTGGTTTACGTGGAAAAGAGTGTGAAATAGAACAGTTGACAGCTATTGTTTCAGCAATTTTATATCGTTTGAAAACAGGTTGTCAATGGCGTCAACTGCCAGTAAAGCAATTTTTTAATAATAAGGTTTTAACATGGCAAGGAGTCTATTATCACTTTAATGAATGGGTCAAGGACGGCTCTTGGACAAAAGTTTGGATAAATATTTTAGCATCAAACTATTCATATTTAGACTTATCTTGTATCCAACTTGATGGTAGTCATACACTTGCCAAACGTGGAGGTGAAGCTGTTGGGTATCAAGGTCGAAAAGCATCAAAAACAACTAATTTGCTCTTTTTAGCTGATAATCAGGGACAAATGTTGGCATGTGCCAGCCCACAAGAAGGAAAACACAACGACCTTTATAATATTCAGGAACTCTTTGAAGAACTGTGTCAAATGCTCATAAAAGCAGGAATTAATCTCAGAGGCCTTTTTCTAAATGCTGATGCTGGATTCGATAGCAAAGAATTTCGTCAAATTTGTAAAAATAAAGAAATTGAAGCCAATATTGATGTTAATTCTCGAAATAACAAAATAGAAAATCAATCTACTGAATATCAGCATTTTGATGAAGAGTTATACAAACGACGAGTACTCATTGAGCACGCTAATGCTTGGATGGATAGTTTCAAAGCATTACTTGTCAGGTTTGAAACGAAAGCAATTAACTGGGTGGCTTTAAATTTATTGGCATTCTCAGTTCGTTTTTTACGAAAAATTAAATATAAAAGTTAA
- a CDS encoding carbon-nitrogen hydrolase has protein sequence MRKVKVGLVQMSCSADVEANKQKAIKGIKEAAAKGANIVCLQELFTSLYFCDVEDHANFNLAEVIPGPTTESLSAVAKEHNVVIIASLFEKRAAGLYHNTTAVLDADGKYLGKYRKMHIPDDPGYYEKFYFTPGDASKDDLGYKIFETKYGKLGVLICWDQWYPEAARITALMGAEILFYPTAIGWDTNEKDEATNLEQYNAWQTIQRSHAIANGVHVVSVNRVGREADQQFWGGSFVANPFGSLLYLASHEQEEVHVQEIDLDLSEKYRTTWPYLRDRRVDSYGPILKRFID, from the coding sequence ATGCGTAAAGTAAAGGTAGGTCTTGTACAGATGTCGTGTTCTGCAGATGTCGAGGCCAACAAACAAAAAGCAATTAAAGGAATAAAAGAAGCTGCTGCTAAGGGAGCTAACATAGTTTGTTTACAAGAATTGTTTACCTCATTATACTTCTGTGATGTAGAAGACCACGCTAATTTTAATCTTGCAGAGGTTATTCCAGGTCCAACAACTGAGTCATTATCAGCAGTTGCTAAAGAGCATAATGTGGTAATTATTGCGTCCCTGTTTGAAAAAAGAGCTGCTGGACTATATCATAATACAACTGCGGTGCTTGATGCTGATGGTAAATATTTAGGAAAATATCGTAAAATGCATATTCCAGATGACCCAGGTTATTATGAGAAATTTTACTTTACTCCAGGAGATGCTTCAAAAGATGATTTAGGTTATAAAATTTTTGAAACAAAATATGGCAAATTGGGTGTACTCATTTGCTGGGATCAATGGTATCCTGAAGCTGCTCGTATTACAGCTTTGATGGGGGCAGAAATTTTATTTTACCCAACTGCTATTGGCTGGGATACCAATGAAAAAGATGAAGCTACCAATTTAGAGCAATATAATGCTTGGCAAACAATTCAACGTAGTCATGCAATAGCTAATGGTGTACATGTGGTTTCTGTGAATAGAGTAGGGAGGGAAGCCGACCAACAATTTTGGGGTGGAAGTTTCGTTGCAAACCCATTTGGTAGTTTATTATATTTGGCTTCTCATGAACAAGAAGAAGTTCACGTACAGGAAATTGATTTAGACCTCTCAGAAAAATATCGTACAACATGGCCTTATCTGCGTGATAGACGAGTAGATAGTTATGGACCAATTCTGAAAAGATTTATTGATTAG